Proteins from one Gimesia maris genomic window:
- a CDS encoding rhomboid family intramembrane serine protease, giving the protein MGIESRDYLRHESGGGGNYRSFGASSGGWAIKYILIANIAVFLVEWGAPTILNYLALDRESFFSSFQIWRLLTYGFCHSLKVPTHIIFNMFVLWMFGRAVEPILGSREFLTFYLSAIVISGLCHIGISPNPVIGASGGVMAVVFLTAMYFPRMTVLLFFVIPIELRWLAVLYAAVDLFGFINPGGDAVAHFAHLGGAAFGVAYKYYGWNLTRQFDSKWSRFQVNRSARKKKLRVFTEEDSHLSKASLDERVDAILEKISREGEASLTDQERTLLKEASNKYKKK; this is encoded by the coding sequence ATGGGGATTGAGAGCCGGGATTACCTGCGGCATGAAAGTGGTGGTGGGGGGAATTACCGCTCATTTGGCGCGTCCTCTGGTGGCTGGGCCATTAAATATATCCTGATTGCGAACATCGCTGTCTTTCTGGTTGAATGGGGCGCGCCAACCATTCTCAATTATCTGGCGCTCGATCGAGAATCGTTCTTTTCCAGTTTTCAGATCTGGCGCCTGCTGACCTATGGTTTCTGTCACTCGCTGAAGGTCCCTACGCATATTATTTTCAATATGTTTGTGCTCTGGATGTTCGGGCGTGCTGTGGAACCGATTCTGGGTTCCCGTGAGTTTCTCACCTTCTATCTCTCTGCAATCGTCATCAGCGGGCTGTGTCATATCGGGATCAGTCCCAATCCGGTGATCGGTGCTTCAGGTGGAGTAATGGCGGTGGTCTTTCTGACGGCCATGTACTTCCCGCGTATGACGGTTCTCCTGTTTTTTGTGATACCCATCGAATTACGCTGGCTGGCCGTATTATATGCCGCCGTCGATCTGTTTGGATTTATCAATCCCGGTGGTGACGCTGTCGCGCACTTTGCTCACCTGGGAGGAGCTGCTTTTGGAGTGGCTTATAAATATTATGGCTGGAATCTGACTCGGCAGTTCGACAGTAAATGGAGCCGTTTTCAGGTAAACCGCTCTGCCAGAAAAAAGAAACTCCGGGTTTTTACTGAGGAAGACTCTCACCTTTCCAAGGCAAGCCTTGATGAGCGAGTAGACGCGATTCTGGAGAAAATCAGTCGGGAGGGCGAAGCCAGTCTGACTGATCAGGAACGGACTCTGCTCAAAGAAGCCAGCAACAAGTATAAAAAGAAGTGA
- a CDS encoding sigma-70 family RNA polymerase sigma factor yields MSQTHFQELIQRTRAGDQAAENELLQKCRAYISLIARAQIEGWMRTKVDASDLVQQTLLEAHQGLARFKGETEAEWLGWLRGILKHNTLDFARQFQGAAKRDVKREFSFDQYGTADSRSTAQKWEMKDSTETPSRILMNREQEILMAEAVSELPEDYQEVIMLRNLQRLSFKQVAERMNRSPGAVQMLWLRALNQLQERLEHPEERK; encoded by the coding sequence ATGTCGCAAACCCATTTTCAAGAGCTGATTCAACGCACGCGTGCTGGAGATCAGGCTGCTGAAAATGAACTGCTGCAGAAATGCCGTGCCTATATATCACTGATTGCCCGGGCACAAATCGAAGGCTGGATGCGTACGAAGGTTGATGCATCCGATCTGGTGCAACAGACATTACTGGAGGCACATCAGGGGCTGGCGCGGTTCAAAGGGGAAACCGAAGCCGAATGGCTGGGTTGGCTGCGGGGTATTCTGAAACATAATACGCTGGATTTTGCCAGACAATTTCAGGGAGCAGCCAAACGGGATGTGAAGCGGGAGTTTTCATTCGATCAGTATGGAACTGCAGATTCACGCTCGACTGCTCAGAAATGGGAGATGAAAGATTCAACGGAAACTCCCAGTCGAATTCTGATGAATCGCGAGCAGGAAATTCTGATGGCGGAAGCGGTTTCTGAACTACCTGAAGATTATCAGGAAGTGATTATGCTGCGGAATCTGCAACGGCTTTCTTTTAAACAGGTCGCGGAAAGGATGAACCGCAGCCCGGGCGCTGTCCAGATGCTCTGGCTCAGGGCGTTAAACCAGCTGCAGGAGCGTCTGGAGCATCCTGAAGAACGGAAATGA
- a CDS encoding serine/threonine-protein kinase translates to MSNEQDQTSESVIEVLNQYVDYLQNSDQESCHSLQSINPELKPLMVCLDSLEHLAPSREESDHLAESLGPDDATLIHSAESSRRTAPTEVTEFGNYELLEELGRGGMGIVYKARQKDLNRIVALKTILGHQFASEEQVRRFYQEARAAGRLQHANIISIHEVGQHLGQHYFTMDYISGGSLANTRPGFLNQGTDRDYYQIASLMQQVVKAVDCLHSQEIVHRDLKPSNILIDDQGVAYVTDFGLAKVFASHQPGDEREAQTQSGMIIGTPGYMSPEQAAGQLDEISTRSDIFSLGIILYELLTGVSPFKQQSPLESLVAVIEGEPPLPRIQNVNIPGPLELICLKCLEKDPADRYQTARELAEDLERFIAGDPVLAQPANLRQQFQRWFRRQPALVSRLSAIGLASGIIQTVYSTQGVDFNYHLKIMTLFALWATLALFFQWGLDHLNNKIKVRFCWSAADVSLLTGLLVLADAPIGILLIGYPMLIVSAGLFFYVRLVLFTTVLSLLAVTVLVLVRPELSVLWQYPVIYSMVLAILGLITAYQIYRVRVLSRYYELKRPER, encoded by the coding sequence GTGAGTAACGAGCAGGATCAAACATCTGAGTCCGTGATTGAAGTGCTGAATCAATATGTGGACTATCTGCAGAACAGTGATCAGGAAAGCTGTCATAGTTTGCAGTCTATTAATCCGGAATTAAAACCTCTGATGGTATGTCTGGATTCGCTTGAGCATCTGGCCCCCAGCAGAGAAGAAAGCGATCACTTAGCAGAGTCTCTGGGACCTGACGACGCCACGCTGATCCATTCTGCTGAGAGTTCTCGACGGACAGCTCCAACTGAAGTGACGGAATTCGGCAACTATGAACTGCTGGAGGAGCTCGGGCGTGGCGGTATGGGAATTGTCTATAAAGCCCGCCAGAAAGACTTGAACCGGATCGTTGCCTTAAAAACAATATTAGGTCATCAGTTTGCATCAGAAGAACAGGTCCGCCGGTTTTACCAGGAGGCCCGGGCGGCGGGACGGCTGCAGCATGCCAATATCATTTCCATTCATGAAGTCGGTCAGCATCTGGGGCAGCATTACTTCACGATGGATTACATTTCGGGAGGCTCGTTAGCGAATACCAGACCAGGCTTTCTGAATCAAGGCACTGACCGGGATTATTACCAGATCGCTTCGCTGATGCAGCAGGTTGTCAAAGCCGTTGATTGTTTGCATTCCCAGGAGATTGTCCATCGTGATCTGAAGCCATCGAACATCCTGATTGATGATCAGGGAGTGGCCTACGTAACCGATTTTGGACTTGCGAAAGTTTTTGCGTCTCACCAGCCTGGTGATGAACGCGAAGCACAAACTCAGAGTGGAATGATTATTGGTACCCCAGGTTACATGTCCCCCGAGCAGGCGGCGGGGCAGTTGGATGAAATTTCTACACGCAGCGATATTTTCAGCCTGGGGATCATATTATATGAGCTGCTGACGGGAGTTTCTCCTTTTAAGCAACAGAGCCCGCTGGAATCGCTGGTAGCAGTGATTGAAGGAGAACCTCCCCTGCCTCGGATACAGAATGTGAACATCCCCGGACCTCTGGAGCTGATCTGCCTGAAATGTCTTGAAAAAGATCCGGCAGATCGCTACCAGACAGCCCGGGAACTGGCGGAAGATCTGGAGCGGTTTATCGCGGGGGATCCCGTCCTGGCGCAGCCTGCAAACCTCAGGCAACAGTTCCAGCGCTGGTTCCGCAGGCAGCCGGCGCTGGTATCACGTCTCTCTGCGATCGGGCTGGCGAGTGGAATTATTCAGACCGTGTATTCGACTCAAGGGGTCGATTTCAATTACCATCTGAAGATCATGACTCTGTTTGCACTCTGGGCCACACTGGCTCTGTTTTTCCAATGGGGGCTGGATCATCTCAATAATAAAATTAAAGTCCGTTTCTGCTGGTCGGCCGCTGATGTATCACTGTTAACCGGGTTACTGGTTCTTGCAGATGCACCGATCGGAATATTATTGATTGGCTATCCCATGTTAATCGTTTCAGCCGGTCTGTTTTTCTATGTGCGACTGGTATTATTTACCACGGTACTTTCGCTGCTGGCGGTCACTGTACTCGTACTGGTCAGGCCCGAACTGTCTGTGCTATGGCAGTATCCTGTGATATACAGCATGGTGCTGGCGATCCTGGGATTGATCACGGCATATCAGATCTACCGAGTGAGGGTTCTCAGCCGTTATTACGAATTGAAGCGACCGGAACGGTAG
- a CDS encoding glycosyltransferase family 9 protein, with the protein MSLTNQIKASRICLIKPSALGDVVQTLPILPVLKARFPDAQISWVIRDSFANLLEGHPCLDEIIPFSRRSSVPYWWGFLKDLKQRQFDLVLDLQGLMRTGIMTAATRARWRIGIEAAREGSHLAYNMTIPETSRSVPAYQKYWNVADAFKTEETSRETRIYISDQDKAWARKTLSTGERSCPTLAIHAGAQWITKRWPPESFAAVGAKAIRHFRCNIVLVGTAEERPLTSQIEQLLHKFVPTGRVLNLAGQTTLKQLAAVLMETDYLLTNDSGPMHLAAGLGTPVTGIFTCTSARRSGPPGDQHELVSTNVDCAASYQKRCPKRGPQNLCCMDELEVTRAWQALYRLISSQAAQRDSSAA; encoded by the coding sequence TTGTCTCTCACGAATCAGATCAAAGCCAGTCGCATCTGCCTGATCAAACCCAGCGCACTGGGAGATGTCGTTCAGACACTCCCCATTTTACCTGTGCTCAAAGCAAGATTTCCTGATGCTCAGATCTCCTGGGTGATTCGTGACAGTTTTGCAAATCTGCTGGAAGGTCATCCCTGCCTTGATGAAATCATCCCTTTCAGCAGACGCAGTTCTGTCCCCTACTGGTGGGGTTTCCTGAAAGACCTGAAACAGCGCCAGTTTGATCTCGTTCTCGATCTGCAGGGATTGATGAGAACCGGAATTATGACCGCTGCCACACGCGCCCGCTGGCGGATTGGAATTGAAGCTGCTCGTGAGGGTTCTCATCTGGCTTATAACATGACGATTCCAGAAACGAGTCGCTCTGTCCCCGCCTATCAGAAGTACTGGAATGTGGCAGATGCCTTTAAGACTGAAGAAACCAGCAGGGAAACAAGGATTTATATCAGCGATCAAGACAAAGCCTGGGCGCGGAAGACACTTTCTACCGGAGAGCGGTCCTGTCCCACTCTGGCTATTCATGCCGGGGCACAATGGATCACCAAACGCTGGCCGCCGGAAAGTTTTGCTGCCGTCGGTGCTAAAGCAATCCGCCACTTTCGCTGTAACATCGTTCTGGTAGGCACTGCCGAAGAACGTCCATTGACCAGCCAGATCGAACAACTGCTGCATAAATTTGTGCCGACAGGACGTGTCCTCAACCTGGCAGGGCAGACGACACTGAAGCAGTTAGCTGCCGTATTAATGGAAACAGATTATTTACTCACCAATGATTCCGGACCTATGCATCTTGCTGCAGGACTGGGAACTCCCGTCACAGGGATCTTCACCTGCACGAGTGCACGACGCTCGGGACCTCCGGGAGATCAACACGAACTTGTCTCCACGAACGTTGATTGCGCTGCCAGTTACCAGAAACGCTGCCCTAAACGGGGTCCACAAAATTTGTGCTGCATGGACGAACTGGAAGTCACTCGAGCCTGGCAGGCGCTGTACCGACTGATCTCAAGCCAGGCTGCACAACGGGACTCCAGCGCCGCTTGA
- a CDS encoding EF-hand domain-containing protein, which yields MNIKPVLIIAFVLGVVSFSGASSSQAADGKKGERPNREEILKKFDKDGDGKLSEAERSAAREARANKGGKGPGGKGKPGFNREEFLKKFDKNGDGKLDETERKAAQAARGKMGQKGPRMSREEMVKKFDKDGDGKLSEAERQEARKSMGGRPGMNREELMKKFDTNGDGKLDETERQAARAAMAKNRGNKGAGKGPKGARGKKKKLN from the coding sequence ATGAATATCAAACCAGTATTGATAATCGCTTTTGTTCTGGGAGTGGTCAGTTTTTCAGGAGCTTCCAGCTCACAGGCAGCAGACGGAAAAAAAGGGGAACGGCCGAATCGTGAAGAAATCCTCAAAAAGTTCGACAAAGACGGTGATGGAAAATTGAGTGAAGCAGAACGATCTGCGGCACGTGAAGCTCGTGCAAATAAAGGGGGAAAAGGTCCGGGAGGTAAAGGAAAACCTGGGTTTAACCGGGAAGAGTTTCTTAAAAAATTCGACAAGAATGGGGATGGGAAACTGGATGAAACCGAACGTAAGGCAGCCCAGGCAGCTCGTGGGAAAATGGGACAAAAGGGCCCACGGATGAGTCGCGAAGAAATGGTCAAAAAGTTTGATAAAGATGGCGACGGAAAATTGAGTGAAGCGGAACGCCAGGAAGCCCGCAAATCGATGGGTGGAAGACCGGGAATGAATCGGGAAGAGCTGATGAAAAAGTTCGATACGAACGGAGACGGCAAACTTGATGAAACGGAACGTCAGGCAGCCAGAGCAGCCATGGCGAAAAACCGTGGAAACAAAGGCGCTGGCAAAGGTCCTAAAGGGGCCCGCGGCAAAAAGAAGAAGTTAAACTGA
- a CDS encoding enoyl-ACP reductase FabI has protein sequence MDFLQLAGKRILVFGVANRKSVAWQTGKVLEQAGAEVIYVVRSEARKESLLKLSVEASIYVCDVEHQEQIDQLATEIGQKYDVIHGLVHSIAFADYSAGWLPFHETPRAAFLQAVDISCFSLTALSNAFKDLLDPEQGSVVTISISTTRMAAENYGYMAPVKAALDSSICFLAKSFSNFSRVRFNAVCPGLLKTSASAGIPGYVDSYLFAEKATLRKSAVQTSEVANTVAFLLSPRSSGINSQGIVIDAGMGTNYFDKEIVSEDP, from the coding sequence ATGGATTTTTTGCAACTGGCAGGTAAACGAATACTGGTTTTTGGAGTCGCCAACCGAAAAAGCGTGGCATGGCAGACTGGTAAGGTACTGGAGCAGGCAGGGGCTGAAGTCATTTATGTTGTGCGTTCTGAAGCACGGAAGGAATCCCTGTTAAAACTGTCAGTTGAAGCTTCGATCTATGTCTGTGATGTGGAACATCAGGAACAGATTGACCAGCTGGCGACAGAAATTGGCCAGAAATATGATGTGATTCACGGGCTGGTACACTCGATTGCGTTTGCAGACTATTCAGCAGGCTGGCTACCGTTTCATGAAACTCCCCGTGCCGCCTTTCTGCAGGCAGTTGACATTTCCTGCTTTTCATTGACCGCACTTTCCAATGCCTTCAAGGATCTACTCGATCCGGAGCAGGGGAGTGTCGTGACAATATCTATCTCGACGACGCGGATGGCTGCCGAGAACTATGGCTATATGGCTCCTGTGAAAGCAGCCCTGGATTCTTCCATCTGTTTTCTGGCGAAGTCGTTTTCCAACTTCTCCCGGGTGCGGTTCAATGCAGTCTGCCCGGGCTTACTCAAGACATCCGCTTCAGCCGGCATCCCTGGATATGTTGACAGCTATCTGTTCGCAGAAAAGGCCACACTTCGAAAATCAGCCGTCCAGACCAGTGAAGTCGCCAATACGGTCGCCTTCCTGCTCAGCCCCCGTTCCTCAGGAATCAATTCGCAGGGCATCGTTATCGATGCAGGCATGGGTACAAATTATTTTGATAAAGAAATCGTTTCCGAAGATCCCTGA
- a CDS encoding type II secretion system F family protein produces MFKSRASMKSLSLLCRSLSTMLESGVSIVKSFQLAGKKLGDHRLQQSVNDIVMELKSGNDVTSALQKQGNYYPELMVNMISVAEQSGGLPEVLKALAEHYDNLVQMRKNFLRMIAWPVFQFVVALLVIALMILILGLIAQGGAAIDVLGLGLSGPSGAMIWLTCTFGSLFALYVLYQILDRMFGGKRYFHHLFLKIPVLGNCMRSFAIARFSWAFALTQQAGMNILDSLEASLKATGNGAFIAAIPQVNAAINDGEHLADALAETRLFTEEYIHMVDVGETSGTVPETLERLSPQFQQDAQRSLTALAAVFGWLVWALVAAFIIFVVFRIAFWYLGILNDALKQV; encoded by the coding sequence ATGTTCAAGTCGCGTGCTTCAATGAAATCTCTGTCGCTGCTGTGTCGTTCGTTAAGTACGATGCTGGAGTCGGGGGTTTCGATCGTCAAATCATTTCAGCTGGCAGGGAAAAAACTGGGTGATCATCGTCTGCAGCAGTCCGTGAATGATATTGTGATGGAATTGAAATCAGGGAATGACGTGACCTCCGCCCTGCAGAAACAGGGGAATTATTATCCGGAACTGATGGTGAATATGATCAGTGTCGCCGAACAGAGTGGTGGTCTGCCGGAGGTTTTGAAGGCACTGGCGGAACATTATGATAACCTGGTACAGATGCGGAAAAATTTCCTGCGAATGATTGCCTGGCCGGTCTTTCAGTTTGTGGTAGCCCTGCTGGTAATCGCGTTAATGATCCTGATCCTGGGATTAATTGCTCAGGGAGGTGCCGCGATTGATGTATTGGGTCTTGGTTTATCGGGACCTTCCGGAGCCATGATCTGGCTGACCTGTACTTTCGGTTCACTGTTTGCGCTCTATGTTCTATATCAGATTCTGGACCGGATGTTCGGTGGGAAACGCTATTTCCACCATCTGTTTCTGAAAATTCCCGTCCTGGGGAATTGCATGCGTTCTTTTGCGATCGCCCGGTTTTCCTGGGCATTTGCTCTGACCCAGCAGGCGGGTATGAATATCCTCGATTCCCTGGAGGCCAGTCTGAAAGCAACGGGTAATGGCGCCTTTATCGCAGCGATTCCCCAGGTCAATGCAGCCATCAATGACGGTGAGCATCTGGCTGATGCACTGGCCGAAACTCGTTTATTTACAGAAGAGTACATCCATATGGTGGATGTCGGAGAAACATCGGGTACGGTACCGGAAACGCTGGAGAGATTAAGTCCGCAGTTTCAGCAGGATGCCCAGCGAAGCCTGACTGCTTTAGCTGCTGTTTTCGGCTGGCTGGTATGGGCCTTAGTGGCTGCATTTATCATCTTTGTTGTCTTCCGCATCGCTTTCTGGTATCTGGGGATATTGAATGATGCGCTCAAGCAGGTTTAA
- the tgt gene encoding tRNA guanosine(34) transglycosylase Tgt, whose product MSHFHFELLHTDTKTSARAGRWHTPHGIVDTPAFMPVGTLASVKGLLPDQLKQVGTQQVLANTYHLALRPGAEIVAEMGGLHKFMNWDGPILTDSGGFQVFSLAQLTKMDDQQVAFRSHIDGSLFELSPEKAVKIQEQLGADCIMCLDECPPHDVPMEKMQDAVDRTTKWAARCRDAQKRDDQALFGIVQGGTDQKMRERSAEGLLPLEFPGYAVGGLSVGENPEDMYTTLDFTTPMLPVEKPRYLMGVGRPSDLIEAIMRGVDLFDCVMPTRNGRNGMAFTSQGRVNLRNQKHVRDPSPLDPEIDSPGSRDYSRAYLRHLFMSREMLGPILISLHNIAFYQKLLRDLRQAILNDQVEEFRAVHLARWNASF is encoded by the coding sequence GTGTCTCACTTTCATTTTGAACTGCTCCATACGGATACTAAAACCTCAGCCCGTGCGGGGCGGTGGCATACTCCCCACGGCATTGTAGATACTCCTGCTTTTATGCCTGTGGGGACACTGGCATCAGTTAAAGGGCTGCTGCCTGACCAGTTGAAGCAGGTGGGTACTCAGCAGGTGTTGGCGAATACCTATCATCTGGCCCTGCGTCCTGGTGCCGAGATCGTGGCCGAGATGGGCGGACTGCATAAATTCATGAACTGGGATGGTCCCATACTGACTGACAGTGGTGGTTTTCAGGTATTCAGCCTGGCTCAACTGACAAAAATGGATGATCAGCAGGTTGCATTTCGCTCACATATCGATGGAAGTCTGTTTGAGCTTTCTCCTGAGAAAGCGGTAAAAATCCAGGAGCAACTGGGGGCTGACTGCATTATGTGTCTGGATGAATGTCCGCCACATGATGTGCCCATGGAAAAAATGCAGGATGCCGTTGATCGTACGACCAAATGGGCTGCCCGCTGTCGTGATGCACAGAAACGTGATGATCAGGCTCTCTTCGGGATTGTTCAGGGAGGAACCGATCAGAAAATGCGGGAACGCTCGGCAGAGGGTTTACTGCCTCTGGAGTTCCCCGGATATGCTGTCGGCGGGTTGAGTGTCGGTGAAAATCCTGAGGATATGTACACTACGCTCGATTTCACCACTCCCATGTTACCTGTTGAAAAGCCCCGATATCTGATGGGGGTCGGCCGCCCTTCCGACCTGATTGAGGCAATTATGAGAGGGGTCGACCTGTTCGATTGTGTGATGCCCACCCGAAATGGTAGAAACGGGATGGCCTTTACCAGCCAGGGACGGGTCAATCTGCGAAATCAGAAGCATGTGAGAGACCCCAGTCCGCTGGACCCCGAGATTGATTCTCCCGGCTCCCGGGACTACAGCCGGGCTTATTTGAGGCATTTATTCATGTCTCGGGAGATGCTGGGGCCAATTTTGATCTCTCTGCATAATATTGCATTTTACCAGAAACTGCTCCGAGATTTGCGTCAGGCGATTCTCAATGATCAAGTTGAGGAGTTTCGGGCGGTTCACCTTGCCCGCTGGAACGCTTCTTTCTAA
- the yajC gene encoding preprotein translocase subunit YajC, protein MNNLLATLYLFAQDAPVKEGPAPSPILQFLPLIAIVIFFYFIMFRPQQKERAKREAALGQLKKNDRVVTIGGIIGTIANIAENEQEVTLKIDDNAKIKVRRSAIQGPYQVETKETTS, encoded by the coding sequence ATGAACAATCTACTTGCGACTCTCTATCTATTTGCACAAGACGCACCAGTAAAAGAAGGGCCAGCTCCTTCTCCCATTCTGCAGTTTCTGCCTTTGATCGCCATCGTTATTTTTTTCTATTTCATCATGTTTCGTCCTCAGCAGAAGGAACGGGCAAAACGTGAAGCGGCTTTAGGTCAATTGAAGAAAAATGACCGGGTGGTGACGATCGGCGGAATCATTGGCACCATTGCCAACATCGCAGAGAATGAACAGGAAGTAACTTTGAAAATTGATGATAATGCAAAAATCAAAGTTCGTCGCAGTGCGATTCAGGGGCCCTATCAGGTTGAAACCAAAGAGACTACCAGTTAG